The Plasmodium reichenowi strain SY57 chromosome Unknown, whole genome shotgun sequence genome contains the following window.
AAATATAGAGATTGGATTATTAAAAGTAAATTTGAATGGCATACGTTATCGAAAGAATATGAAAGGAAAAATGTTTCAAATAAAGATGCggaaaaatatttaatcAAATTTTCAAAGAACAATGATGCTAAAGTAAGTTTATTATTGGATAAATGTGATGCTgaatattcaaaatattGTGATTGTAAACATACTACTACTCTCGTTAA
Protein-coding sequences here:
- a CDS encoding erythrocyte binding antigen-175; its protein translation is KYRDWIIKSKFEWHTLSKEYERKNVSNKDAEKYLIKFSKNNDAKVSLLLDKCDAEYSKYCDCKHTTTLVKSVLNGKDNTSKEERETIDLDDFSKFGCDKN